The Mycoplasma sp. 1654_15 genome contains a region encoding:
- a CDS encoding adhesin translates to MSFFLFPYEDLDRTSAKSVGSLTSDDIHTYANAQSTSAQNSDPLFIDSPDRFVLEKSYGRFNGDGRFMYSLEIYDPNKLIQNVPFDNNPGGGQWARYELYDNGPRTANSILFQMRAKDSILNFRKLTYISNSQEFNRVDSNQTISKENAQDIPNYTNNLDSNSQISFKYKYEFSGFTKLKQGQHYQRNETSNYQGNQKGPEKRRLNTYISQIANSNNPDYKTVNIQVSKGISINASDKDKLLSKIISANFDTFTIKSKPVLYAKNSPKFINTFQTPFIIESTNWWFGTANNQLVSQAPSQLKQDTNVLGLSNNIDTDQSNNTKFGIEELKYNKDNNTVEVKYHRDSNSRIQTIFPEVAYASFVNQKGDLYFFGGKDGQPLSYVNDFDYTNNSMTFYLTSEQIPYNQRPKYGEILSFVGVVVIPYLGQDQNTASYQLNPGNSKGRVRINAASGFDNFNTIDFRVMYLTNFVKSKPIYQPIKIGFNNWI, encoded by the coding sequence TTGAGTTTTTTTCTATTCCCTTACGAAGATCTCGATCGTACGTCTGCAAAAAGCGTAGGAAGCCTAACTTCTGATGATATTCACACTTACGCTAACGCACAGAGTACGTCTGCTCAAAATAGTGACCCACTATTTATAGATTCACCGGATAGATTTGTGTTAGAGAAATCATACGGTAGATTTAATGGTGATGGAAGATTTATGTATTCACTTGAAATTTATGATCCAAATAAATTAATTCAAAATGTTCCATTTGATAACAATCCTGGTGGAGGACAATGAGCAAGATACGAGTTATATGACAATGGTCCTAGAACAGCTAATAGCATTTTGTTTCAAATGAGAGCAAAAGATTCTATTTTAAATTTTAGAAAATTAACATATATTTCAAATTCACAGGAATTTAATAGAGTTGATAGTAATCAAACAATTTCTAAAGAAAACGCACAGGATATTCCAAACTATACCAATAATTTAGATTCTAATTCTCAAATTAGTTTTAAGTATAAATATGAATTTAGTGGATTTACTAAGCTAAAACAAGGTCAACATTATCAAAGAAATGAAACATCTAATTATCAAGGAAATCAAAAAGGTCCAGAAAAAAGAAGATTAAATACTTATATAAGTCAGATCGCAAATTCAAATAATCCAGACTATAAAACTGTAAATATTCAAGTATCAAAAGGAATAAGTATTAATGCATCAGACAAAGATAAACTTTTATCTAAAATAATTTCGGCTAATTTTGATACTTTTACAATAAAAAGTAAACCGGTATTATATGCAAAAAATTCTCCGAAATTTATAAACACATTTCAAACACCTTTTATAATTGAATCTACCAATTGATGATTTGGTACAGCCAATAATCAATTAGTATCTCAAGCACCTTCACAATTAAAACAAGATACTAATGTCTTAGGTCTTAGTAATAATATTGACACTGACCAATCTAATAATACAAAATTTGGTATTGAAGAGTTAAAATATAATAAAGACAATAATACTGTAGAAGTTAAGTATCACAGAGATAGTAATTCACGGATTCAAACTATATTTCCTGAAGTTGCTTATGCGTCCTTTGTTAACCAAAAAGGAGATCTTTACTTCTTTGGAGGTAAAGATGGACAACCACTTTCTTATGTAAATGATTTTGACTATACAAATAATTCAATGACTTTTTATTTAACTTCTGAACAAATTCCATACAATCAAAGACCAAAATATGGAGAGATTTTATCTTTTGTAGGAGTTGTTGTAATTCCATATTTAGGTCAAGACCAAAACACAGCAAGTTATCAACTAAATCCAGGAAATAGTAAAGGAAGAGTTAGAATAAATGCTGCTTCTGGATTTGATAATTTCAATACTATAGACTTTCGGGTAATGTATTTAACAAACTTTGTTAAATCAAAACCTATATATCAACCTATCAAAATAGGATTTAATAATTGAATTTAA